CCCTTGGCGAAGTATGTCAACGGTGGCACGTGGGGCATTGGGTTTAATGCTGGATGGATAAACGGCACCAAAGGCAACGTAATCTACGTCCAGCTTCAGGGCTTGTTCTGCGCGATTAAGCAGATCATAACAAGTGCTGCCTAGCCATTGTGTAGGCTGTAGCCCTGCTCTGGCTTCGGCTAGCGCGCCATCATCACGCCCTAAGTGTGCGCCTGCGCAACCTAGGTCGCGAGCCGCTTGCCAGTTGTCATTTATGATAAGAGGCAGCGCTAAGTCAGCACACAGTTGCTGTACCGCATGGCGTTGTGCAAGATGCAACGGTTGAGGAGCGAGCTTACGACGCCATTGCAGCACCTGCATTCCCCCTTCGTGGGCGGCACGAATGGCGGTGAGTAGTTTGGTCGTATCGTCCCATTCGGGGGTGATACCATATAAACCACGGGGGAAACGTAATGTAGTCGTCATGCTCATCCTAGTTCTGCTTAAAAGCTTGGTTTATAATGCGATGTCCCATTCCTGCTTGGAATGAATGCAAAGCAGCTTGATCTGCGTATTGCACTGCTGCAGCGCAGGCGTCCACCATGCGTAGGCCTTGGGCCAAAAAAGCACTAATAGTGGCACATAACAGTCCTTCGGTGTCCTGCAGTCGGTCAGATTGGGCTGTGCTGCTCCATTGTTGTTGTAAGCCGTCTTGATTATAGAGTTGATGCAATACACCAGAGTCAGTGGTACCAGGTAACGAGCAAAATACCCATTGGGTTCCAAAATCTAATAGATTTTTTATGGGGTCTTGTTCATCGGATAATAAGCCTTCGGCTTGCCATTGATTTAATAAGGTTTGATCTGCAACAACTAAATCGGTTTGCGGTAGCACTAATTGAAAAATAGCATCAGTAATTTCATCTACATCAGCATCATTGTTTACAATGCTTTCATCCGGAATGGACTGCAAGTGTAGAACTAACGGTAAATCGGTATAGTCTGCTGCTATTTGGGCTAAGACACTGGCGCTATCAATGCTATAAATAGGGCCTGCCTTGATACTGTGGACATTGATGTCCTCTAGCAGGCAACGCATTTGGTCATGAATAAAATCTGGGGAGCTCAGTGTGATCTGTTCGGTGTGGGTCGTGTCTTGTATATGCGTAGCGGTCACAATGCTGAGTGCATGACAGCCCACAGCGGCGCAACTAATCGCGTCAGCGGGCAGGTACATGGCCCCCGTAGGGTCTAAAGGTGCAAAAACCAGCACCACGGGCGTAGGGGTTGCAAACATGGCAGCCATTAAGATAAAAACGAAACGATAAATTCGTGAGTGAAAATGATGGGATAGATCGCCAAAACGTCAGTTTTTTCGGTACTATCATTCCATTTTAATAGATTGCCTGGCTTTGCGGGCAATCCTGTTTTTTTAGTGAGTATGATATGAGTACATGGATGTGTTTAATCTGTGGTTGGATTTATGACGAAGAAGCCGGTTTGCCCGAAGAAGGCATTGCTCCCGGTACTAAATGGGAAGACGTACCTCCCAATTGGGTGTGTCCAGAATGTGGCGCACGCAAAGAAGACTTTGAGATGATCGAAGTATAGTTTTTATTTGAGTGAAAATTATTGCTTTGATTGTCACCGTAATTGTATTGACCTGAGGCTATTCCGATGTCTACTAATGCTCTTTCATCAACGACTCCTCATGTCGATTTTTCGCGTCAGCTACTGGTTGCTATGCCCGGCATGGTAAGTGGTAGCCTTGCGGATACCGTTATCTATATCTGTGAACACAGTGCCCAAGGCGCCTTAGGGCTTGTGATCAATCGCCCAACGGATATGACGGTAGGCGATTTACTAACACGTCTCGATGTAGAGCTCTCTCTAGAAATCGGGGTGCGCCAAGCGTTCCCTGTCTATTTTGGTGGGCCAGTACAGACGGATCGTGGTTTTGTATTACATACGCCCGTTGGCGAGTACAGCTCCAGTATTAATATGGGGGATATGGCGCTGACAACCTCTTTAGATGTGCTCCAAGAAATTGCGGCGGGTAGTGGGCCAGATCAATTGCTGGTTACGTTAGGCTATGCAGGCTGGGGTGAAGGGCAGCTTGAGGATGAAATGGCTCAGGGGGCTTGGCTGCACGTAGAGGCCAATCTTGATATCTTATTTGCCATACCGGCCTCAGAACGCTATCAGGCGGCGTTAGCTCAATTGGGCATTGACCCTATTATGTTAACAGGGGCCGCCGGACATGCCTGATGCTGGCAGCACACTGTTGTGTTTTGATTATGGTTTAAAAAAAATAGGGGTTGCCATCGGTAATACCTTAACGAATCATGCGCGGCCATTAACTATTTTGCGTCCCGTCACTAAAATTGAACGCTTTGCCCAAATCGAAGCCTTATTAAAAGAATGGCAACCTGATGCCATCGTAGTGGGTTTGCCATTGACCACGCAGGGCGAGGAGCAGTACGCCTCTTTGCGTTGTAGGCGTTTTGCTAATCAACTACATGGTCGATATGGCTTATCTATCCATTTGATGGATGAGCGTGGGTCCAGCATGGAGGCCCAAGCCATTTTGGCGAATCATGATGATGACGATGCCGTGGCTGCAGCGGTTATTTTACAACGTTGGCTGGATCAACCCCGTACATGAAAATAGTTCGTTTTAGTTGGCGGCTTGTGGCATTGCTGTGTTTGGTGCTGATAGGTTTGGTGCTTTTGGCTTTTTTGTTTCCTATTATCAATCAAGCTCGTCGTCAAAAAATCAACCAATGCTGGTCACGCTGTCTGCTGTTTCTGTGCGGTGTGCAGACTTGTTATTATGGCTCACAAATTAAAGATCGCCCCATACTAATGGTGCTCAATCATGTGTCATGGTTGGATATTTTTGTCATTAGTGCAGCAAGATCCACCGTTTTTGTTGCTAAAAGCGAGGTTCGTCAGTGGCCTGTATTAGGCTGGTTAGTGGCTGGAGTAGGCACTATATTTATAGAGCGTGGCCAGCGCCAAGCCATTAAGCAGGTCGCAGAGCAAATGAAAACGACATTTGCGCAGAATCAGGCTGTGGGTCTTTTCCCAGAGGGGACGACTTCAGACGGGTTAGGGGTGCAGGATTTTCATACCAGCTTATTTCAAGCCGCAATTAGCACAGCGATTGATATTCAGCCCGTGGCATTACGTTTTTACGATGGAAGTCAACGAAGCGCACGCGTAGCCTTTGTCGGACAGCAAAGCTTGTTACAAAATGTTTGGCTGTTATTAAGTCAATCCGGCACGCGCATAGAGTGTGATTTTTTACCGGTTCTGGCTCATATACACAATGCCGAGCAAGGTCGTGTCGCTACCGCCCAGCAAGCACAGCAAGCCATAGTGGATGCGGTACTAAAAGGGCTGTAGCTCACCATCACTGTTTGGGACTTGAATGGTTTTTCGGTCAGACAGACGTATCGCTGTTAATTGACCGCCCCATAAACACCCTGTATCTATGCCCATTGCGTCAGCCTGTAGGTGCAAGCCTAGGGTAGACCAGTGTCCAAACACGACGGGCATCTCAATGCGTCGGTTGGGCATAGCAAACCAAGGCGTTAATCCCAAGTCAGGATTTGGCCCACCTTTATATTTAGTGTCTATGTTGCCTGTCGCATCAAAATGACGTAGACGTGTGAGTGCATTGACCGTATAGCGTTGTAGATCGATGCCGTTTAAATCGGTGCTCCATTGTTCCGGTTTATTACCAAATAGAGCTGCAATACGTGTTTTCCAGTCGTCGGCACGTAGTGTTTTTTGCACCTTTTTAGCTAAGGCCAGTACGTTTTTTAGTTTCCAGCTAGGATGCAGGCCAGCGTGGATAATCAGATGGCCTTCGGTATGGATAGCAAGAGGTTGATAACGTAACCAGTTAATGAGTTCTACGCTGTCCTCGGCCTCTAAGATAGCGTCTAAGGTATCCGAGGGACTGGTGTTCCGTACACCTGCCGCTACGCCTAGTAAATGAATATCATGGTTGCCCAAGACCGTTTGTGCTCTATCACCTAATTCTTGAATAAGACGCAATACGCCTAGAGAGTCAGGGCCTCGATTAACTAAATCCCCTACAAATAGATATCGACTATGTGGTTGATTTAATTCAGGCTGAGCAAGGAGTTGCCGCAGGCTATTCGCACAACCCTGTACATCACCTATAACCCATGTGTCGTGTGTGTTCATCTAAATTGTGCGAGATACCCCGTCATTTATGGCGGGGAGGGATAGCACGGGTCACGTAGTGACCCCCTTTGTTCTCGCGTCTCCTAAAAGTTAGAAGCTATCTATTCGGGTTGAGTATCCGTAGCCATCGCTACGTTGAATAAGGGTGCAGTATCGATGGCTGATTCCTTGAACTAGCCCCTCTGCGGTTTGAATATTAAAACTACCTGAAGCCCTAACGGCAACGCGACCAATATACGCGCCAACCTTCTTGCCTTGGGTAACTATCGCCTTTACCATGTCACCCGTCTGAAAGCCGTGGATATTTTTTTGCCGCGTTAAATAGCCTCGCGGGAAGCCAAAACGATTAAGGCGTGTGCGTTGATAACTACCACGCCCGGTGGCTTTAATCACTAACGTCGGTTTTTGCCACTGCTCTACAAAATCCACTTCGCCGATACATACGGCATCTAAGGCATGCGTCTTTGGAATAGCGAGCCGTGAGCGATTGCACTTCG
This Paenalcaligenes faecalis DNA region includes the following protein-coding sequences:
- the thiE gene encoding thiamine phosphate synthase — its product is MSMTTTLRFPRGLYGITPEWDDTTKLLTAIRAAHEGGMQVLQWRRKLAPQPLHLAQRHAVQQLCADLALPLIINDNWQAARDLGCAGAHLGRDDGALAEARAGLQPTQWLGSTCYDLLNRAEQALKLDVDYVAFGAVYPSSIKPNAPRATVDILRQGRALCEQFSTDHRAAVVAIGGITAQNAAPLIDAGVDSVAVISSLFDAPDIYAEARAFSRLFNS
- a CDS encoding bifunctional hydroxymethylpyrimidine kinase/phosphomethylpyrimidine kinase, which codes for MFATPTPVVLVFAPLDPTGAMYLPADAISCAAVGCHALSIVTATHIQDTTHTEQITLSSPDFIHDQMRCLLEDINVHSIKAGPIYSIDSASVLAQIAADYTDLPLVLHLQSIPDESIVNNDADVDEITDAIFQLVLPQTDLVVADQTLLNQWQAEGLLSDEQDPIKNLLDFGTQWVFCSLPGTTDSGVLHQLYNQDGLQQQWSSTAQSDRLQDTEGLLCATISAFLAQGLRMVDACAAAVQYADQAALHSFQAGMGHRIINQAFKQN
- a CDS encoding rubredoxin, whose amino-acid sequence is MSTWMCLICGWIYDEEAGLPEEGIAPGTKWEDVPPNWVCPECGARKEDFEMIEV
- a CDS encoding YqgE/AlgH family protein, yielding MSTNALSSTTPHVDFSRQLLVAMPGMVSGSLADTVIYICEHSAQGALGLVINRPTDMTVGDLLTRLDVELSLEIGVRQAFPVYFGGPVQTDRGFVLHTPVGEYSSSINMGDMALTTSLDVLQEIAAGSGPDQLLVTLGYAGWGEGQLEDEMAQGAWLHVEANLDILFAIPASERYQAALAQLGIDPIMLTGAAGHA
- the ruvX gene encoding Holliday junction resolvase RuvX; this encodes MPDAGSTLLCFDYGLKKIGVAIGNTLTNHARPLTILRPVTKIERFAQIEALLKEWQPDAIVVGLPLTTQGEEQYASLRCRRFANQLHGRYGLSIHLMDERGSSMEAQAILANHDDDDAVAAAVILQRWLDQPRT
- a CDS encoding lysophospholipid acyltransferase family protein: MKIVRFSWRLVALLCLVLIGLVLLAFLFPIINQARRQKINQCWSRCLLFLCGVQTCYYGSQIKDRPILMVLNHVSWLDIFVISAARSTVFVAKSEVRQWPVLGWLVAGVGTIFIERGQRQAIKQVAEQMKTTFAQNQAVGLFPEGTTSDGLGVQDFHTSLFQAAISTAIDIQPVALRFYDGSQRSARVAFVGQQSLLQNVWLLLSQSGTRIECDFLPVLAHIHNAEQGRVATAQQAQQAIVDAVLKGL
- a CDS encoding symmetrical bis(5'-nucleosyl)-tetraphosphatase; this encodes MNTHDTWVIGDVQGCANSLRQLLAQPELNQPHSRYLFVGDLVNRGPDSLGVLRLIQELGDRAQTVLGNHDIHLLGVAAGVRNTSPSDTLDAILEAEDSVELINWLRYQPLAIHTEGHLIIHAGLHPSWKLKNVLALAKKVQKTLRADDWKTRIAALFGNKPEQWSTDLNGIDLQRYTVNALTRLRHFDATGNIDTKYKGGPNPDLGLTPWFAMPNRRIEMPVVFGHWSTLGLHLQADAMGIDTGCLWGGQLTAIRLSDRKTIQVPNSDGELQPF